In a genomic window of Deltaproteobacteria bacterium:
- the cas2 gene encoding CRISPR-associated endonuclease Cas2, whose amino-acid sequence MLVLVSYDVSTIDPGGPRRLHRVAKACQNYGQRVQYSVFECIVDPAQWTVLRDRLIHEIDKTRDSLRFYFLGSNWKHRVEHIGAKKSIDQEGPLII is encoded by the coding sequence ATGCTTGTTCTTGTCAGTTACGATGTTTCTACGATTGATCCGGGCGGCCCGCGCCGTTTGCACCGCGTGGCCAAGGCGTGCCAGAATTACGGACAACGGGTACAGTATTCGGTCTTTGAGTGTATCGTGGACCCCGCCCAATGGACCGTTTTGCGGGATCGCCTGATCCATGAAATCGACAAGACACGGGATAGCCTGCGGTTTTATTTTTTAGGATCAAACTGGAAGCACCGCGTCGAGCATATCGGCGCGAAGAAAAGCATTGATCAGGAGGGGCCTTTGATTATCTGA
- the cas1c gene encoding type I-C CRISPR-associated endonuclease Cas1c, whose translation MKKHLNTLFVTTQGAYLAKEGETIVVKVEKEVRLRLPVHTIGGIVCFGNIGCSPFLMGFCAENGVGISFLTERGRFLARVQGPVSGNVLLRREQYRQADDSQRSADMARAVLTGKIANSRTVLQRALRDHADKLAADQVGFAVKRLSNYLEQLNQDRALDVLRGCEGDAAHIYFSVFDHLIIAQKEDFSFQERNRRPPLDNVNALLSFIYTLLVHDIRSALESVGLDPAVGFLHRDRPGRPSLALDMMEEFRPFLADRLTLSLINLRQVQGKGFDKSDSGAVLMTDDTRKTVLVAYQERKQEEIVHPFLDEKVNIGMLFHVQALLLARYLRGDLEGYPPFIWR comes from the coding sequence ATGAAGAAACACTTGAACACCCTTTTTGTCACAACCCAGGGCGCCTACCTCGCGAAGGAGGGAGAGACGATTGTCGTCAAGGTGGAAAAAGAAGTCCGCCTGCGGCTTCCAGTTCATACGATTGGCGGCATCGTCTGTTTCGGCAACATCGGTTGTAGCCCTTTTCTGATGGGTTTCTGTGCCGAAAACGGCGTGGGCATCAGCTTTCTGACGGAGCGCGGCCGCTTCCTGGCGCGGGTGCAGGGTCCGGTTTCCGGGAATGTCCTCCTGCGGCGGGAACAGTATCGGCAGGCAGATGATTCACAGCGTTCCGCAGATATGGCCCGTGCGGTTTTGACCGGTAAGATTGCCAACAGTCGGACGGTCCTCCAGCGGGCGCTCCGTGATCACGCGGACAAACTGGCTGCAGATCAGGTGGGATTTGCCGTCAAGCGCTTGAGTAACTATCTGGAGCAGTTGAATCAAGATCGGGCGCTGGACGTTCTCAGAGGTTGCGAGGGAGACGCCGCCCATATTTATTTCAGCGTCTTCGATCACTTGATCATAGCCCAGAAAGAGGACTTCTCCTTCCAGGAGCGGAACCGCCGTCCACCGCTGGACAACGTCAACGCCTTGCTGTCCTTCATTTATACGCTCCTTGTGCATGACATCCGATCGGCTTTGGAGTCTGTGGGGCTTGATCCGGCGGTAGGATTTCTGCACCGGGATCGTCCCGGTCGCCCCAGTTTGGCTTTGGATATGATGGAGGAATTCAGGCCCTTTCTGGCGGACAGGCTGACCCTCTCCCTGATTAATCTGCGTCAGGTGCAGGGAAAGGGCTTTGATAAAAGCGACTCCGGTGCGGTCCTGATGACAGACGACACCCGTAAGACCGTGCTTGTGGCTTACCAAGAGCGGAAACAAGAGGAGATCGTCCATCCCTTTCTGGATGAAAAAGTTAACATCGGGATGCTTTTTCATGTTCAAGCCCTCCTGTTGGCAAGGTATCTGCGGGGCGATCTGGAAGGTTATCCGCCGTTTATCTGGCGGTAA
- a CDS encoding Bro-N domain-containing protein, with the protein METNIAIFRGKEIRKTIHENEWWFVISDVVGVLTDSTDPSGYIKDMRRRDKELSKGWGQIATPLWIETSGGKQKVNCANTEGIFRIIQSIPSFKAEPFKRWLAKVGYERVQEIEDPELGTKRTRALYKAKGYSDDWIEKRMRGIAIREELTDEWKQRNVKQEQEYAILTAEIAQAAFGVTPGEHKQLKGLKRENLRDHMTDLELIFSMLGEAATTEITKVDDAQGFDESKTAARKGGEVAGTARKDLEKKTGKRVVSPENYLSEPESRKRLKR; encoded by the coding sequence ATGGAAACGAATATCGCCATATTCAGGGGAAAAGAAATACGTAAAACTATTCATGAGAATGAATGGTGGTTTGTAATTTCTGATGTGGTCGGCGTACTGACGGATTCCACCGATCCGTCCGGATATATCAAGGATATGCGTCGTCGTGACAAGGAGTTATCCAAAGGGTGGGGGCAAATTGCCACCCCCCTTTGGATAGAAACTTCTGGCGGAAAGCAAAAAGTCAATTGCGCCAACACGGAAGGCATTTTCCGCATCATCCAGTCCATCCCCTCCTTCAAGGCCGAACCCTTCAAGCGCTGGCTGGCCAAGGTCGGCTATGAGCGGGTACAGGAAATCGAAGACCCGGAACTGGGAACGAAACGAACGCGCGCACTTTACAAGGCAAAAGGTTACTCAGACGACTGGATCGAGAAACGCATGCGGGGCATCGCCATCCGGGAAGAACTTACGGACGAGTGGAAACAACGAAACGTCAAGCAAGAGCAGGAGTATGCAATCCTCACGGCGGAGATCGCCCAAGCGGCGTTCGGGGTCACACCGGGCGAGCATAAGCAATTGAAGGGGCTGAAACGGGAAAACCTGCGGGATCATATGACCGACTTAGAGCTGATCTTCTCGATGCTGGGCGAGGCGGCGACTACCGAAATCACCAAGGTGGATGACGCGCAGGGCTTCGATGAAAGCAAGACTGCCGCGCGGAAAGGTGGGGAAGTTGCCGGAACGGCGCGCAAAGACCTGGAAAAGAAAACCGGTAAGCGAGTCGTCTCGCCGGAGAACTACCTGAGTGAACCGGAGAGCAGAAAACGGTTGAAACGGTAG
- the cas4 gene encoding CRISPR-associated protein Cas4: protein MYAIDDLLPLSALQHIVFCERQCALIYTEQVWTENRFTAEGRIMHERVHDESHESRRDVRIDYGVSLRSLRLGLIGKADVVEFHRLPDGAWLPFPVEYKRGKPKADDCDKVQLCAQAICLEEMLDIAIPEGALFYGQTRHRFDVVFDEDLRRETEETAQRAHDLIASGQTPKPVYAKRCESCSLMAECLPKTIQKQRSVKSYLTRMLSET from the coding sequence ATGTACGCAATCGACGACCTTCTCCCTCTCTCAGCCTTGCAGCATATCGTGTTCTGCGAGCGGCAGTGTGCCCTGATCTACACGGAACAGGTATGGACAGAGAACCGCTTCACCGCCGAGGGCCGGATCATGCACGAGCGGGTGCATGACGAAAGCCATGAATCCCGGCGCGACGTCCGCATTGATTATGGCGTGTCGCTTCGCTCGCTACGCCTGGGGCTGATCGGCAAGGCCGACGTCGTGGAGTTCCACCGGCTGCCGGACGGGGCCTGGTTGCCCTTTCCCGTGGAGTACAAGCGAGGGAAACCCAAAGCGGACGATTGCGATAAGGTTCAGCTTTGCGCCCAGGCGATCTGCCTGGAAGAGATGCTTGACATTGCGATCCCGGAGGGGGCGCTCTTTTACGGCCAGACCAGACACCGCTTCGACGTCGTCTTCGACGAGGACCTGCGACGGGAGACGGAGGAAACGGCCCAGCGAGCACACGATCTGATCGCCTCCGGCCAGACCCCCAAGCCAGTCTATGCGAAGCGGTGCGAAAGCTGTTCTCTGATGGCCGAATGCCTGCCGAAGACGATCCAGAAGCAGCGGTCGGTAAAGAGCTACCTGACGCGGATGTTAAGCGAGACATGA
- the cas7c gene encoding type I-C CRISPR-associated protein Cas7/Csd2 produces the protein MSETIKNRYEFVYLFDVENGNPNGDPDAGNMPRIDPETSYGLVTDVCLKRKIRNFVEIVKENQSPYKIYVREKSVLTTERGGAYQSLTDEEKKDKITAAELGRKFMCKNCFDVRTFGAVMMMKENNCGQVRGPVQFNFGRSIDAIVPMEITITRVAVETEAEREKERMMGRKHIVPYALYRTEGYVSAHLADQTGFSDDDLKLLWEALVNMFDHDHSAARGKMNARKLIVFKHESALGNAPAHKLFELVTVQRATEATKPPRTFSDYEVVVNRNVPAGVTLEEKI, from the coding sequence ATGAGCGAGACAATCAAGAACCGTTACGAATTCGTGTATCTTTTTGATGTGGAGAACGGCAACCCAAACGGCGACCCCGACGCAGGCAATATGCCGCGCATCGATCCGGAGACAAGTTATGGTCTCGTAACCGATGTCTGCCTGAAGAGAAAGATCCGTAATTTTGTCGAGATCGTGAAGGAAAATCAGTCCCCTTACAAAATCTATGTAAGAGAAAAATCTGTTCTTACGACCGAAAGAGGAGGGGCCTATCAATCGCTTACTGATGAAGAGAAAAAAGACAAAATAACGGCTGCCGAATTGGGCCGTAAATTTATGTGTAAAAATTGCTTTGATGTCCGCACCTTTGGTGCCGTAATGATGATGAAAGAAAATAACTGCGGACAGGTACGTGGTCCCGTTCAATTCAATTTTGGGCGCAGCATAGATGCCATCGTTCCTATGGAAATAACTATCACACGCGTCGCTGTCGAAACAGAGGCTGAGAGAGAAAAAGAAAGAATGATGGGTCGCAAGCATATCGTGCCCTATGCCCTCTATCGGACGGAAGGTTACGTGTCCGCCCATCTCGCCGACCAGACAGGTTTTTCGGACGACGATCTGAAACTTCTCTGGGAGGCCCTGGTCAATATGTTCGATCACGATCATTCTGCGGCACGGGGCAAGATGAATGCAAGGAAACTGATCGTTTTCAAACACGAATCCGCCCTTGGTAACGCTCCTGCACATAAGTTATTTGAACTGGTAACGGTGCAACGGGCTACGGAGGCCACAAAACCGCCACGGACATTTTCCGACTACGAGGTGGTCGTCAACCGGAATGTGCCGGCGGGCGTCACCTTAGAAGAGAAGATATAA
- the cas8c gene encoding type I-C CRISPR-associated protein Cas8c/Csd1, translating into MILQALNQYYERLKDDPQEEIPLLGFGKQKIHFALVINKDGKLIQIRDLREKPKNKPVPVSLTVPVIGKKRSVDIEPNFMWDNSGYVLGRNAKGNEARALKCFEAFRQLHHDLGDNMQDPGMQATLNFLDFWKPEDAPTLEHWDEMAGANLIFQLDGELMYIHDHSDVQQAWRRYCAEEASEVIATCLVSGEGTPIARLHPAIKGVQGKGAQPAGASIVSFNLDAFLSYDKKQNFNAPVGETAAFAYTTALNHLLRFESRQKLRIGDATTVFWTERPSPIEGFMGIILDPRDDASDLSSVRLFLAATRDGKPLPDIGDPDLQFYILGLSLNVSRLSVRFWHVSTVADISEKIGQHFRDIAIVRSERDPEFPGMWQLLKETAVQGKTDNIPPLLAGAIIRSILAGTTYPQSLLATLIGRIRADQTINYLRAAMIKACLNRKHRIHQSKEEVMMSLDKESTNIAYRLGRLFAVLEKAQKDAIPGANTTIKDRFYGSASATPSVVFPQLLRLSQHHIQKAVYGERMDKMIEEIMCGIEKFPAHLSLDDQGMFAIGYYHQRQAFYVKSENQKEGE; encoded by the coding sequence ATGATCCTCCAGGCGTTGAACCAGTATTATGAAAGGCTGAAAGACGATCCTCAGGAGGAAATTCCTCTGCTCGGATTCGGCAAGCAGAAGATCCATTTCGCTCTGGTGATCAACAAAGATGGTAAACTTATCCAGATTCGGGATCTCCGAGAGAAACCGAAGAACAAGCCGGTGCCCGTATCCCTCACGGTTCCGGTGATCGGCAAGAAGCGTTCAGTAGATATCGAACCGAATTTCATGTGGGACAATTCCGGCTATGTCCTTGGTCGGAACGCCAAGGGAAACGAAGCACGTGCCTTAAAATGTTTTGAGGCTTTTCGGCAACTTCATCATGATCTCGGCGATAATATGCAAGACCCGGGCATGCAGGCGACTCTTAACTTCCTTGATTTCTGGAAGCCCGAAGACGCCCCCACGCTGGAACACTGGGACGAGATGGCAGGGGCCAACCTCATCTTCCAACTTGACGGCGAGCTAATGTATATCCATGACCACTCCGACGTGCAGCAGGCCTGGAGAAGATACTGCGCGGAAGAGGCATCCGAGGTTATTGCCACCTGTCTGGTCAGCGGAGAAGGTACGCCGATCGCCCGTCTACACCCGGCCATCAAAGGAGTGCAGGGGAAGGGGGCACAGCCGGCCGGAGCCAGCATTGTTTCCTTCAATCTGGACGCTTTTCTCTCTTATGATAAAAAGCAGAATTTCAATGCCCCCGTTGGTGAAACTGCCGCCTTTGCCTATACCACCGCCCTGAATCATCTGCTGCGCTTTGAAAGCCGTCAGAAGCTCCGGATCGGCGATGCCACGACGGTCTTCTGGACAGAGCGGCCATCGCCCATCGAGGGATTCATGGGAATTATCCTCGATCCCAGGGACGATGCCTCCGATCTGTCCAGCGTCCGCCTCTTTCTCGCTGCGACAAGAGACGGGAAACCGCTTCCCGATATCGGCGATCCCGACCTTCAATTCTATATCCTGGGATTGTCGCTCAATGTCTCACGGCTTTCTGTTCGATTCTGGCATGTCAGTACAGTGGCAGATATCAGCGAAAAGATCGGCCAGCACTTTCGGGACATCGCCATTGTCAGGAGCGAAAGAGATCCGGAATTTCCCGGCATGTGGCAACTGCTGAAAGAAACCGCCGTCCAGGGAAAAACCGATAACATTCCACCCCTGCTGGCCGGGGCGATCATACGTTCCATTCTCGCTGGTACGACCTACCCACAGAGTCTGCTTGCTACACTCATCGGGCGCATCCGGGCGGATCAGACAATCAACTATCTACGGGCCGCCATGATCAAGGCGTGTCTGAACAGAAAGCATCGCATCCATCAAAGCAAAGAGGAGGTTATGATGTCATTGGATAAGGAATCAACCAATATCGCCTATCGTCTGGGAAGGCTCTTCGCCGTCTTGGAGAAGGCACAGAAGGACGCCATCCCCGGTGCAAACACCACTATCAAAGACCGTTTCTACGGCTCGGCATCCGCAACGCCCAGCGTCGTCTTTCCCCAGCTCCTCCGACTCTCTCAGCACCATATTCAGAAGGCGGTGTATGGGGAACGGATGGACAAAATGATCGAGGAGATTATGTGCGGCATCGAAAAATTTCCCGCCCATCTGAGTCTCGATGACCAGGGAATGTTTGCCATCGGCTACTACCATCAGCGACAGGCCTTTTATGTTAAATCGGAAAACCAGAAGGAGGGTGAATAA
- the cas5c gene encoding type I-C CRISPR-associated protein Cas5c — protein MSYGVKLKVWGEYACFTRPEMKVERVSYDVITPSAARGILEAIYWKPAIAWVVHRIHVLKPIRFDNIRRNELAGKLASGTVKKAMNDGCSPVEVFIEEDRQQRAALILRDVAYVIEAHFAFTGSEDNNPMKHKEMFDRRAAKGQCFHHPYLGCREFPAHFEPVADDIPLSALEGERDLGWMLNDIDFEKAMEAKFFRALMRDGIIDVPPLNGKGVMA, from the coding sequence ATGTCATACGGAGTAAAGCTGAAAGTATGGGGCGAGTACGCCTGCTTCACCCGTCCTGAGATGAAGGTCGAGCGGGTCAGTTACGACGTCATAACCCCTTCGGCGGCACGCGGAATTCTGGAAGCCATTTACTGGAAACCGGCCATTGCCTGGGTCGTTCACCGGATCCATGTTCTCAAGCCTATCCGGTTTGATAACATCCGGCGCAACGAACTGGCGGGTAAGTTGGCGTCGGGCACGGTGAAAAAGGCAATGAATGACGGTTGCTCCCCGGTGGAGGTCTTCATCGAGGAGGACCGGCAGCAGCGGGCGGCGCTGATCCTGCGCGATGTGGCCTATGTGATCGAGGCCCACTTTGCCTTCACGGGAAGCGAAGACAACAATCCCATGAAGCACAAGGAGATGTTCGATCGACGCGCTGCGAAAGGGCAGTGTTTTCACCATCCGTATCTGGGTTGCCGCGAATTTCCCGCCCATTTTGAACCGGTCGCCGATGATATCCCGTTATCTGCCTTGGAAGGAGAGAGGGATCTCGGTTGGATGCTCAATGACATCGACTTTGAAAAGGCGATGGAGGCGAAGTTCTTCCGGGCGCTCATGCGCGACGGCATCATCGACGTGCCCCCCCTGAACGGAAAGGGGGTGATGGCATGA
- the cas3 gene encoding CRISPR-associated helicase Cas3', with protein sequence MAGDGGEIKELHRYYGHTKDGEPPENWQLLEDHLSRVAELARSGADEFGAGDWGYLAGLWHDVGKYSKEFQKYLLAANDDDSHIETKPGRVDHSTAGAKHAFQQAKNEGKLLAYTIAGHHAGLQDGKSNDGSCLTKRLEKAIPSCDACPDWILDLPIIKGLPFPLDKKRSCFQISFFARMLYSCLVDADFLDTEAFMDPAKSGWRKGYPSLDELHENLQVHLDHLTVSAAPTPINMRRTAILKQCLSAADLSPGLFSLTVPTGGGKTLSSLAFALKHARRFGKKRVIYVIPYTSIIEQNAAVFRDILGEDAVLEHHSNFEPEDEDHRSRLSAENWEAPLIVTTNVQFFESLFACRSSRCRKIHRIANSVVILDEAQMLPVPLLKPSLEVLRELALNYRTTIVLCTATQPALSKSETFKDGLEGVREIIPDPAALYETFKRVDTAKLPSLADDELAERLNEYRQVLCVVNTRKHARQIYERLSDKEGHFHLSALMCPAHRTEVLDRIRAALASGEPCRVISTQLVEAGVDIDFPVVFRSIAGVDSIAQAAGRCNREGKLSENGKVFVFTPETGLPPGYFRQTAETTEAVLRHHADPLSLSAVHDYFRQLYWLKGAALDQHQILADLAEGAMAGDFPFRVVAEKFKIIEEGMVPIIIPWNGEAEQIVEELRYSAFPAAAARKAQRFTIQVFPQILHGLLNAGSVECLHEQYNVLINRDLYHEDLGLCPEEPTFHRIESLIT encoded by the coding sequence ATGGCTGGCGATGGAGGAGAGATAAAGGAATTGCATCGTTATTACGGACATACAAAAGACGGGGAACCGCCAGAAAACTGGCAGCTATTGGAGGATCACCTCAGTCGGGTGGCCGAACTCGCACGCTCCGGCGCCGACGAATTTGGGGCGGGGGATTGGGGCTACTTGGCGGGGCTGTGGCATGATGTCGGAAAATACTCTAAAGAATTCCAGAAATATCTTCTGGCGGCCAACGATGATGACTCTCATATCGAGACCAAACCCGGCCGCGTGGATCACTCGACAGCAGGGGCAAAACATGCTTTTCAACAAGCAAAGAACGAGGGGAAACTTCTGGCCTATACAATTGCCGGTCACCACGCCGGGCTCCAGGACGGAAAGTCCAATGACGGCTCATGTCTCACGAAAAGGTTAGAAAAGGCAATCCCTTCCTGCGATGCCTGTCCGGATTGGATTCTCGATCTGCCGATTATCAAAGGACTTCCCTTCCCTCTCGATAAAAAACGCTCCTGCTTTCAGATTTCCTTCTTTGCCCGGATGCTTTACTCCTGCCTGGTCGATGCTGATTTCCTGGATACGGAAGCGTTTATGGACCCGGCAAAATCTGGTTGGAGAAAGGGTTACCCTTCTCTCGACGAATTACACGAAAATCTCCAAGTGCATTTAGACCACTTGACCGTGTCGGCAGCACCAACCCCCATTAACATGCGGCGTACCGCAATCCTGAAACAATGTCTCTCTGCAGCCGACCTGTCGCCAGGTCTGTTTTCCCTGACGGTACCGACTGGCGGCGGCAAAACCCTCTCCTCGCTGGCCTTCGCCCTCAAACACGCACGCCGTTTCGGAAAAAAACGGGTGATTTATGTGATCCCCTATACGAGCATCATCGAACAGAATGCCGCCGTCTTCCGGGACATCCTGGGCGAGGACGCCGTTCTCGAACACCACAGCAACTTTGAACCGGAAGATGAGGATCATCGCTCCCGTCTGTCTGCGGAGAACTGGGAAGCACCGCTGATCGTGACGACGAATGTCCAATTCTTCGAATCTCTGTTTGCTTGCCGCTCCTCCCGCTGCCGGAAGATCCACCGGATTGCCAACAGCGTCGTTATACTCGACGAGGCGCAGATGCTGCCCGTGCCCCTCCTAAAGCCGTCTCTCGAAGTCCTCCGGGAACTCGCTCTGAACTACCGGACGACGATCGTTCTGTGCACCGCCACGCAGCCGGCGCTTTCCAAATCGGAAACTTTTAAGGACGGCCTGGAAGGCGTGCGGGAGATCATCCCCGATCCGGCAGCGCTTTATGAAACCTTCAAACGGGTGGACACCGCGAAATTACCTTCTCTGGCCGATGATGAGTTAGCGGAGAGATTGAACGAATACCGTCAGGTACTTTGCGTCGTCAATACCCGTAAACATGCCCGACAGATCTATGAACGTCTGTCGGATAAGGAAGGACACTTCCACTTGAGCGCCCTGATGTGCCCGGCACACCGGACGGAGGTTCTCGATAGAATAAGAGCGGCCTTGGCAAGCGGTGAACCCTGCCGCGTAATCAGCACGCAACTGGTGGAGGCCGGAGTGGACATCGACTTTCCTGTTGTCTTCCGGTCAATTGCCGGCGTCGATTCCATTGCCCAGGCCGCTGGCCGCTGCAATCGGGAAGGAAAACTGTCGGAAAATGGCAAGGTCTTCGTCTTTACTCCCGAGACTGGCCTTCCACCCGGCTACTTTCGGCAGACCGCCGAGACGACGGAGGCGGTACTGCGCCATCATGCGGACCCCTTGTCCCTGTCAGCGGTTCATGATTATTTCCGTCAGCTCTACTGGTTGAAGGGAGCGGCACTGGATCAACACCAGATTCTCGCTGATCTCGCCGAGGGCGCCATGGCTGGCGATTTCCCCTTTAGGGTCGTTGCAGAAAAGTTCAAGATCATCGAGGAGGGGATGGTACCAATCATCATCCCCTGGAACGGTGAAGCCGAACAAATCGTCGAGGAACTCCGCTACAGCGCTTTCCCGGCAGCGGCCGCCCGCAAGGCCCAGCGCTTTACCATCCAGGTCTTTCCACAGATATTGCACGGACTGCTCAACGCGGGCAGCGTCGAGTGCCTGCATGAGCAATACAACGTCCTGATCAACCGGGATCTGTATCATGAGGATCTGGGACTTTGTCCCGAAGAACCGACATTTCATAGAATCGAAAGTCTGATTACGTGA
- a CDS encoding 3'-5' exonuclease, whose protein sequence is MIQSVNRQERYVVLDVETTGLSPWKGDRVIEIGAVALEGGTLMAEFNTLIQIPREIPVRASQIHGITDEMLIGQPTPEEVFPALEAFIRDSILVAHNARFDLGFLRREYELLGTRFHRPHVCTLEMSRSRFPHLRNHKLETVYRHLGSDTATNGDMMRKPEGSASCPRKQTHRALDDARMVARIWLAMEER, encoded by the coding sequence ATGATACAGTCAGTAAACCGGCAGGAAAGATATGTTGTCCTGGACGTGGAAACAACCGGCCTCTCGCCCTGGAAAGGCGACCGGGTCATTGAGATCGGCGCGGTTGCCCTGGAAGGCGGTACCTTAATGGCTGAATTCAACACCTTGATTCAGATACCGAGAGAGATTCCCGTTCGTGCATCGCAGATTCACGGCATCACCGATGAGATGCTCATCGGACAACCGACGCCGGAAGAAGTCTTCCCGGCATTGGAGGCTTTCATCCGGGACAGCATCCTCGTGGCGCATAACGCCCGGTTTGATCTTGGTTTCCTCCGCCGCGAATACGAACTGCTGGGAACAAGATTCCACCGCCCGCACGTCTGCACCCTCGAAATGAGCCGGAGCCGCTTCCCGCATCTGAGGAATCACAAACTGGAAACCGTCTATCGGCACCTCGGCAGCGATACCGCCACGAACGGGGACATGATGCGGAAGCCCGAAGGGAGCGCATCGTGTCCCCGGAAACAAACTCACCGCGCCCTGGACGATGCCCGCATGGTTGCCAGGATATGGCTGGCGATGGAGGAGAGATAA
- a CDS encoding WYL domain-containing protein: MGEQLFLERFFWFDSEAKKHNFPNASTLARQFECSIKTAQRSIEFFRCRLHAPLEYDPARRGFYYVDPTFQLPVLRLQEKELLSLLISKKLLSDAAAGPLGDELGNIAGKLGAVLSENVPHHTDPDQAFSFRVSEVTPANPLLFGCVSNALLMFRLLAFNYYSPAGNRTTARTVEPHHLVNYMGAWHLIAYCRMRKDWRDFLLSRISDCRVSDEQFSPRPEAEWKPFLTNTFGIFQNRESFPVVLRFSPVRSRWIRGQVWHRDQKTEELPDGALQLTIPVSHEAEILMEILRHGSEVEVREPKWLRDRVKKEIKKMTKKYRT; encoded by the coding sequence ATGGGGGAGCAACTTTTCCTGGAACGGTTTTTCTGGTTTGACAGCGAAGCGAAAAAACATAACTTCCCCAATGCGTCAACCCTGGCCCGGCAGTTTGAATGCTCCATTAAGACGGCCCAGCGTTCCATCGAGTTCTTCCGCTGCCGGCTGCATGCCCCCCTTGAATATGACCCCGCCCGGAGGGGCTTCTATTACGTTGATCCCACCTTCCAGCTTCCCGTCCTGCGTCTCCAGGAAAAGGAACTCCTGTCGCTCCTCATATCGAAAAAGCTGCTCAGCGACGCAGCCGCAGGCCCGTTGGGCGACGAGTTGGGGAACATCGCCGGGAAGCTCGGCGCCGTGCTCTCAGAAAATGTGCCCCATCATACCGATCCCGACCAGGCCTTTTCCTTCCGCGTCAGCGAAGTTACCCCTGCCAACCCCTTGTTGTTCGGATGCGTCAGCAATGCCCTGTTGATGTTCCGCCTGCTTGCCTTCAATTACTACTCGCCCGCCGGCAACCGAACGACAGCCAGAACGGTGGAACCGCACCATCTGGTGAATTACATGGGCGCCTGGCATCTGATTGCTTATTGCCGGATGCGCAAAGACTGGCGCGATTTTCTCCTTTCCCGCATCAGCGACTGCCGGGTTTCAGACGAGCAATTTTCTCCCCGTCCCGAAGCGGAATGGAAACCCTTTCTCACCAACACGTTCGGGATATTTCAGAACCGCGAGAGCTTCCCCGTTGTCCTGCGATTTTCGCCGGTCCGCTCGCGGTGGATACGGGGGCAGGTTTGGCATCGGGATCAGAAGACAGAGGAACTCCCGGACGGCGCCCTGCAACTGACCATCCCCGTTTCTCATGAAGCCGAAATCCTGATGGAGATCCTCCGGCACGGGTCAGAAGTGGAAGTACGGGAACCGAAATGGCTGAGGGACAGGGTCAAAAAAGAAATCAAAAAAATGACAAAAAAATATCGCACATAG